In a genomic window of Pelotomaculum thermopropionicum SI:
- a CDS encoding hypothetical membrane protein: MEKGDILSRTRLFIDLIILLILGNMFMIYEYTLLPLNLSFIYYSLVVAISIVIVDILRISSKVKNTTLMMMCIVLFYFSLKRGFISVLPDPLIGKLDTYCIYQVAKSIIDLSHIQSIEYYTGAASANSTMPIAPIFSAIASITTGISLPVIQKNIGSILSGILLPVVLYLTYKPLQSLTGFVEGKIAWVLLLSSPWLLGFLTWGHYAAYSTIFVSILVFILLIKYNEICGKYSNMNNMSLSLLWIIVSVVLAFTHTYMAIILLFVYLTWLIILYIYMRFSDSGNAVISNFANTFSIYMVFVLTHLIWISAQFYGFIFMINYMIETLKFGAPSRGILYYGTPQASPLVAIVLKYLGLFSLLLLSAVAILICVLYYKRIKHVTVHLLLYLSFLIISVVVILPYILDPKYGTDLFNRFFYLWYLGIAPFIGICYVRFYSERSVKKRIPKIFFEICMIFVIILGLLSATTPDFQDWGSPIVSGEDIRLNLSEWIAAGEFSDNINSDTCYGLRMGVFTIGLFKRMNYIQISPSVSNQNALVPPEHFEKINEYLKEKYCYLTKSIVMYPDISKYIIDKTSFEKGTNRYGSNILYSCGDVLLLYFY; encoded by the coding sequence ATGGAAAAAGGTGATATATTGAGTAGAACACGTCTTTTTATAGACTTAATAATCCTTTTGATATTAGGAAATATGTTTATGATATATGAATATACTCTTTTGCCTCTCAATTTATCATTTATTTATTATTCACTGGTAGTGGCGATTTCGATCGTAATTGTGGATATATTAAGAATTTCATCCAAAGTGAAAAATACAACTCTAATGATGATGTGCATAGTGTTGTTTTACTTTTCTTTGAAGAGAGGTTTCATTTCAGTTCTCCCGGATCCATTAATTGGTAAACTTGATACTTACTGCATATACCAAGTGGCGAAGAGCATAATCGATCTTTCTCACATTCAATCTATAGAATATTATACCGGTGCTGCTTCCGCGAACTCTACGATGCCAATTGCCCCAATATTCAGTGCAATTGCATCCATAACAACAGGAATTAGTCTTCCGGTAATCCAAAAAAACATTGGCAGCATACTTAGTGGAATTTTATTGCCTGTAGTTCTATATTTGACATATAAGCCATTGCAATCTTTAACGGGTTTCGTGGAAGGAAAAATTGCTTGGGTTTTGCTTCTTTCGTCTCCGTGGTTGCTAGGATTTTTAACATGGGGTCACTATGCAGCATATAGCACTATTTTTGTTTCAATTTTGGTCTTCATTCTCTTAATTAAATACAACGAAATATGCGGCAAGTATAGCAATATGAATAACATGAGCCTTTCTCTATTGTGGATAATTGTAAGTGTTGTATTGGCTTTCACTCACACATACATGGCAATTATTCTCTTATTTGTGTATTTAACGTGGCTGATTATTTTATACATATACATGCGTTTTAGTGATTCGGGAAATGCGGTAATTTCGAATTTCGCCAATACTTTTTCAATTTATATGGTTTTTGTTTTGACACATTTGATTTGGATATCTGCTCAATTTTATGGCTTTATTTTTATGATTAATTACATGATAGAAACATTAAAATTTGGAGCCCCTTCCAGGGGAATTCTGTATTACGGGACACCTCAAGCTTCGCCACTTGTTGCCATAGTTCTAAAATACCTTGGACTATTCTCTTTGCTGCTTCTTTCTGCAGTAGCCATTTTAATATGTGTGCTATATTATAAAAGAATTAAGCATGTGACTGTGCATCTTTTATTGTATTTAAGTTTTCTGATTATATCTGTTGTGGTGATTCTTCCGTACATTTTGGATCCTAAATACGGCACAGATTTGTTTAACAGATTCTTCTATCTGTGGTATTTGGGTATTGCGCCCTTTATTGGGATATGTTATGTTAGATTCTATTCAGAGAGATCCGTAAAAAAAAGAATTCCTAAAATATTTTTCGAGATATGTATGATATTCGTGATAATATTAGGATTACTTTCTGCTACTACGCCCGATTTTCAAGATTGGGGTAGTCCGATAGTTAGTGGCGAAGACATACGATTGAACTTGTCTGAATGGATTGCGGCAGGAGAGTTTTCAGATAACATTAATAGCGATACATGTTACGGGCTGAGAATGGGGGTATTTACAATAGGACTTTTCAAAAGAATGAATTACATTCAAATTAGCCCTTCTGTGTCCAATCAAAACGCATTGGTACCTCCAGAACATTTTGAGAAAATTAATGAATATCTCAAGGAGAAGTATTGTTACTTAACAAAATCGATTGTAATGTATCCTGATATATCGAAATACATAATAGATAAAACATCATTCGAAAAAGGAACTAACAGATATGGTTCAAATATATTATATTCATGTGGGGACGTATTATTGTTATATTTCTATTGA
- the RfaG gene encoding glycosyltransferase, producing the protein MRVVLAMPYSNSPLWGVQNVAYNLVQGFTRLYKELERNDIEITVLSNVGRTLKPQEVFSQCPQLRIVSYRQLPPITFLGDIHQTLLAKKYFHATLSSADIVHSHDVTFSLPIAKMFKDKPILHTCHGLFWNEKEYLNSLYQRFSYNTMTIRSKLLARLKNVKFVAISNYVAEEIKRELRILDDRVHISHNPLSEDFFNIEKREIPGLIFYPVRLIPRKNHLPLIEALGILKRKGPSHFTLALAGGVEDREYFNKIIQLVKKYGLENNVTFLGKLSKKEILEYYSRASIVILTSHEETFSLTVAEAMATGTPVVASPVGIVPEIVTDWKTGFNINSNDPEDIADKIAILLDDDNLRKKMGDNAKIVANDFKSENIAQSLISLWKKVIY; encoded by the coding sequence TTGAGAGTGGTTTTAGCAATGCCCTATTCAAACTCCCCCTTATGGGGAGTTCAGAATGTTGCTTATAATTTGGTTCAGGGTTTCACTAGACTGTATAAAGAGCTTGAGCGAAATGACATTGAAATTACAGTATTGTCCAATGTAGGGAGGACTCTAAAACCCCAAGAGGTATTTTCTCAATGCCCTCAGCTAAGGATTGTATCTTACAGGCAACTACCACCAATCACATTTTTGGGAGATATCCATCAAACACTCTTAGCAAAGAAATACTTTCACGCCACGTTATCATCAGCAGATATAGTTCACAGCCATGATGTCACATTCTCTTTACCGATTGCAAAAATGTTTAAAGATAAGCCCATCCTCCACACCTGCCATGGCCTCTTTTGGAATGAAAAGGAATACCTAAACTCCTTATATCAACGATTTTCTTATAACACAATGACTATAAGAAGCAAATTACTTGCAAGGCTTAAAAATGTAAAATTTGTTGCGATTTCTAATTACGTTGCAGAGGAAATAAAGCGTGAGTTAAGGATTTTAGATGATCGAGTTCATATAAGCCACAACCCGCTCTCTGAAGACTTCTTTAACATCGAGAAAAGAGAAATTCCTGGCCTTATATTCTATCCAGTTCGCTTAATTCCAAGAAAAAACCATTTACCATTAATCGAAGCCTTAGGTATCTTAAAGAGAAAAGGTCCTTCCCATTTTACTCTTGCACTAGCAGGAGGAGTAGAGGATAGAGAGTATTTTAACAAAATCATACAATTGGTTAAAAAGTATGGCTTGGAGAATAACGTTACATTTTTAGGAAAACTCTCTAAAAAAGAAATTTTAGAGTACTATTCAAGAGCATCTATTGTGATATTGACATCTCATGAAGAGACATTTTCACTTACAGTTGCCGAAGCGATGGCAACGGGCACGCCAGTGGTCGCCTCGCCCGTTGGAATAGTGCCCGAAATCGTTACCGACTGGAAAACAGGATTTAATATAAATTCAAATGATCCAGAGGACATAGCAGATAAAATTGCTATATTACTCGATGATGATAATTTAAGAAAAAAAATGGGAGATAATGCCAAAATTGTTGCTAATGATTTCAAAAGCGAAAATATCGCTCAGAGTTTGATATCTCTATGGAAAAAGGTGATATATTGA
- the WecB gene encoding UDP-N-acetylglucosamine 2-epimerase, with protein MKIATIVGARPQFIKMAPVSREIRKKFKELIIHTGQHYDYEMDRIFFEELDIPKPDCHLGVGSGTHGYQTGTMLKKIEEILIQEKPDLVLVYGDTNSTLAGALAGAKLGIKVAHVEAGLRSFDRSMPEEVNRVLTDHCSDFLFCPTETAVKNLHREGINDGVYLTGDVMVDSLLHNKEIAESRSGILDELGLKSKEYIVATIHRASNTDRKENLESIVNAFCEMEEIIVFPVHPRTKKYLKKYGLFDKLRASVKLIKPLGYLDFLKLMNHAKKIITDSGGIQKEAYILKIPCVTLRENTEWIETVEDGWNMLVAIDKDNIIRAIHQFQPSSVKHKERFGSGGAAGKIAKYLAE; from the coding sequence ATGAAAATAGCTACAATTGTCGGTGCTCGCCCCCAGTTTATCAAAATGGCGCCGGTATCAAGGGAAATAAGAAAAAAATTTAAGGAACTTATCATCCATACCGGGCAGCATTACGACTATGAAATGGACCGGATATTTTTTGAGGAACTGGACATACCCAAACCTGATTGCCATTTAGGCGTTGGGTCAGGCACCCATGGGTACCAAACAGGCACCATGCTAAAGAAAATTGAAGAAATTTTAATCCAAGAAAAACCCGACCTGGTCCTGGTTTACGGAGATACAAACTCAACCCTTGCGGGGGCCCTGGCCGGGGCAAAACTGGGCATTAAGGTAGCTCACGTGGAAGCGGGATTAAGAAGTTTTGATCGATCAATGCCGGAGGAGGTTAATAGAGTTCTGACGGATCACTGCTCTGACTTTCTGTTCTGCCCTACGGAAACAGCAGTTAAAAATTTACACCGGGAAGGAATAAACGATGGCGTTTATCTAACCGGAGACGTAATGGTAGATTCGTTGTTGCATAATAAAGAGATCGCGGAGAGTAGATCCGGTATCCTGGACGAACTAGGTTTAAAGAGCAAAGAATACATAGTAGCTACCATTCACCGGGCAAGTAATACCGACAGAAAAGAAAACCTTGAAAGTATTGTCAACGCTTTTTGTGAAATGGAAGAAATAATTGTTTTTCCCGTCCATCCCCGGACCAAAAAGTATCTAAAAAAATACGGTTTGTTTGATAAACTGAGGGCATCAGTAAAGTTAATAAAGCCATTGGGATATTTGGATTTTTTAAAATTAATGAACCATGCCAAAAAGATAATAACCGATTCCGGCGGAATTCAAAAAGAAGCTTATATATTAAAAATACCATGTGTCACCCTGAGAGAAAATACTGAATGGATCGAAACGGTTGAAGATGGTTGGAATATGCTGGTAGCGATCGATAAGGATAATATTATCAGGGCCATACATCAATTTCAGCCATCTTCAGTTAAGCATAAAGAAAGATTTGGTAGCGGAGGCGCTGCTGGAAAAATTGCTAAATATTTAGCAGAATAG
- a CDS encoding hypothetical membrane protein, whose product MLLGMAGLDGIGMAYALAHLVVAVAAAGPLLKRLKEKEATC is encoded by the coding sequence GTGCTTTTGGGCATGGCCGGCCTGGACGGCATCGGCATGGCTTACGCCCTGGCCCATTTGGTTGTGGCGGTTGCGGCGGCCGGGCCGCTTTTAAAAAGGCTGAAAGAAAAAGAAGCTACCTGTTAG
- the RfaG gene encoding glycosyltransferase, which produces MKKQLIRVTKVKVLMIGPKPPPYGGVATFLKSFIKQSSIQEGYEVNIYQTGKRNATTPFIIQLILEIILILKFIFFRRYHRYDIYHIHTASYYSFLRNIPYVYVAKNFSNGKVILHIHGAEFDKFYGKACGWIKYLITKTLNISDSIIVTSKSWINKIESICGVRKDIYSIPNGFDPNKFQSISQQETRLKLGLPRDKKILINIGHLEEYKGQKYLIEAIADVVKWRSDFQVYIIGSGSLQEKLYKLISDLKLENFIIFAGGNKPHDEIPYWLNSCDLFILPSIAEGNPTVMFECLGCGKPFVGTKVGGVPDIVISEEYGLLCEPANSKDLAEKILYGLTKEWDSKKIIKYAEQFTWENIARKVVEVYENTLKT; this is translated from the coding sequence TTGAAAAAACAATTAATACGGGTAACTAAGGTAAAAGTTTTAATGATTGGTCCGAAACCCCCTCCGTATGGAGGTGTTGCAACATTTTTGAAAAGCTTCATTAAACAATCTTCAATTCAAGAAGGTTACGAAGTAAATATTTACCAGACCGGAAAAAGAAACGCCACAACACCGTTTATAATTCAACTGATCTTAGAAATAATACTTATATTGAAGTTCATTTTTTTCCGCAGGTATCATAGGTATGATATTTATCATATACATACAGCTTCTTATTATAGCTTTTTAAGGAACATACCATATGTTTATGTAGCCAAAAACTTTTCAAATGGAAAAGTTATTCTACATATACATGGCGCTGAGTTTGATAAATTTTATGGTAAAGCTTGCGGATGGATTAAATATTTAATCACCAAAACTCTTAACATATCAGATTCAATAATAGTTACATCAAAATCTTGGATAAACAAAATTGAATCAATTTGTGGGGTTAGAAAAGATATTTATTCTATACCAAATGGGTTTGATCCTAATAAGTTCCAATCAATTTCTCAACAAGAGACACGTCTCAAACTTGGATTGCCTAGAGATAAAAAAATACTAATTAATATTGGGCATCTTGAAGAATATAAGGGGCAAAAATATCTAATTGAAGCTATAGCAGATGTAGTTAAATGGAGATCTGATTTTCAAGTATATATTATAGGATCCGGTTCATTACAAGAGAAATTATATAAATTGATAAGTGATCTAAAGCTTGAAAATTTTATTATATTTGCCGGTGGAAATAAACCACACGATGAGATACCATATTGGTTAAATTCTTGCGATTTATTTATTTTACCAAGCATAGCAGAAGGTAATCCGACGGTAATGTTTGAGTGTCTAGGTTGTGGGAAACCGTTTGTAGGAACTAAAGTTGGTGGAGTTCCAGATATAGTTATTTCCGAAGAATATGGTTTGTTATGTGAGCCGGCAAACTCAAAAGATTTAGCTGAAAAGATTTTATATGGTCTAACAAAGGAATGGGACTCTAAAAAGATAATTAAATATGCTGAGCAATTTACCTGGGAAAATATAGCCAGAAAGGTAGTGGAAGTTTATGAAAACACACTTAAAACTTAG
- the PaaK gene encoding coenzyme F390 synthetase produces the protein MNKRIMNFYYKCPRFLQTLGINIFETREKLLRSSRSFRKWLRLLIEKEKWSKKDIEEYQNKHLREILLYAYHNVPFYYDLYNKHKIDVSKINNVKDLSYLPIISRNDIIKAGELIKSIRPGKYIIRHTSGTIGQPLEIRCSYNLAILNKANAYLRDQWAGYRGQRVARFVGDTPIGDCNDPFLYRLSYIMNRAIYPSYCLSFNNLSCILESMRMLNVKLIQCYPSTGYMIAKFLEMNNSYFPLDAILYSSEPMYDYQREVIEERFKAKVFGYYGQAEGVISACECEEGQYHLTMVDGIMEIIKDNKKVPDGEKGFTVVTSLHNFAMPLIRYALNDYTGYKLEKCKCGRNTPIIYPVETKVEDFLITPDGRIISPSLLTFPLKHAKNIVESQIIQTTPKDIIIKIVRGKNFNKKDEEMLLLAFKEIVGRNIEIKIMYTEYIHQTSAYKKRFVINELGRDCIEKTINTGN, from the coding sequence ATGAACAAACGAATTATGAATTTTTATTATAAATGCCCACGATTTTTGCAAACGCTTGGAATAAATATTTTCGAAACAAGAGAAAAGTTATTAAGATCAAGTCGTTCGTTCCGTAAATGGCTGAGACTTTTAATTGAAAAAGAAAAATGGAGTAAAAAAGATATAGAAGAATATCAAAACAAACATCTCCGAGAGATATTACTCTATGCGTATCATAATGTTCCCTTTTATTATGATTTATACAATAAACATAAAATAGATGTCTCAAAAATAAATAACGTTAAGGATCTAAGTTATCTACCAATAATATCTAGAAATGACATAATAAAGGCAGGAGAATTGATAAAATCTATTAGACCTGGTAAATATATCATTCGTCACACATCTGGTACAATTGGTCAGCCACTCGAAATTAGGTGTTCATATAACTTAGCGATCTTAAACAAAGCTAATGCGTATTTACGTGACCAATGGGCTGGGTACAGAGGTCAAAGGGTAGCACGTTTTGTAGGAGATACTCCAATAGGAGATTGTAATGACCCTTTCCTATATCGTTTATCATATATAATGAATCGTGCTATTTACCCTTCGTATTGCCTTTCATTTAATAATCTTTCTTGTATCTTAGAATCAATGAGGATGCTTAATGTGAAGTTGATCCAGTGCTATCCTTCAACGGGATATATGATTGCTAAGTTTTTAGAAATGAACAATAGTTATTTTCCTCTTGATGCCATATTATATTCTTCTGAACCCATGTATGACTACCAGAGGGAAGTTATAGAAGAACGTTTTAAAGCAAAGGTCTTTGGATATTATGGTCAAGCAGAAGGTGTTATTTCTGCGTGCGAGTGCGAGGAAGGTCAATATCATCTAACGATGGTAGATGGAATTATGGAAATCATTAAAGATAACAAAAAGGTTCCAGATGGAGAAAAGGGCTTTACGGTAGTTACATCACTTCATAACTTTGCGATGCCTTTAATAAGATATGCATTAAATGATTACACTGGGTATAAATTAGAAAAATGTAAATGTGGCAGAAATACGCCAATAATTTATCCTGTAGAAACAAAAGTGGAAGATTTTTTAATAACCCCCGATGGTAGAATTATATCACCTTCTCTATTAACTTTTCCATTAAAACATGCAAAGAATATTGTTGAATCACAAATTATACAAACAACTCCAAAGGATATTATTATAAAAATTGTAAGAGGTAAAAATTTTAATAAAAAGGATGAAGAAATGTTATTATTAGCATTTAAAGAGATAGTCGGTAGAAATATAGAAATCAAAATCATGTATACGGAATATATACATCAAACAAGTGCATATAAAAAGAGATTTGTTATTAACGAATTAGGGAGAGATTGTATTGAAAAAACAATTAATACGGGTAACTAA
- the WecE gene encoding predicted pyridoxal phosphate-dependent enzyme (involved in regulation of cell wall biogenesis), translating into MIPIAKPVLGNEEIEAVVEVLHSGRLAQGRKVEEFEEAFASYIGTRYAVAVNSGTAALHLALLAHGIGEGDEVITTPFSFIATGNAILFTGAKPVFVDIDEKTFNLDPDRLEEKITPRTKAILPVHLYGQPCVMDKIMDIAAKHNLAVIEDACQAHGAKYKGQKVGSFGTGCFSFYPTKNMITGEGGMVTTNNKEIAEKLKMLRNHGQKVRYFHEMLGYNLRMTDLAAAIGLCQLKKLEDFNAKRRSNAQDLTEGLQDLKGIITPYILSEVKHVFHQYTIRVSEKFGISRDTLREELIRLGINTEIYYPLPIHCQPFYRQLGYKEHLPRAEKASREVLSLPVHPAVSGTDIQDILDAFGKIISK; encoded by the coding sequence ATGATTCCAATAGCAAAACCTGTATTAGGCAATGAAGAAATTGAAGCAGTGGTGGAAGTCCTTCATTCCGGAAGGCTTGCCCAGGGAAGAAAAGTGGAGGAATTTGAAGAGGCTTTTGCTTCTTACATCGGTACAAGATATGCTGTAGCAGTAAACTCGGGGACGGCGGCGCTGCACCTGGCCCTCCTGGCCCACGGTATCGGTGAGGGTGATGAGGTCATCACTACCCCCTTTAGCTTTATCGCCACCGGCAATGCCATTTTATTCACGGGAGCAAAGCCGGTATTTGTGGACATAGATGAAAAGACCTTTAATCTCGACCCGGATAGGTTAGAAGAAAAAATTACCCCCCGGACAAAGGCCATTCTCCCTGTCCACCTTTATGGCCAGCCCTGCGTAATGGATAAAATTATGGACATTGCTGCGAAGCATAATCTTGCCGTCATCGAAGACGCCTGTCAGGCTCACGGGGCGAAATACAAAGGTCAGAAAGTAGGTTCTTTTGGGACAGGCTGCTTTTCTTTTTACCCTACTAAGAACATGATTACCGGTGAAGGCGGGATGGTTACCACCAATAATAAAGAGATTGCCGAAAAGTTAAAGATGCTCAGAAACCACGGCCAAAAAGTAAGGTACTTCCATGAGATGCTGGGCTATAATCTCAGGATGACCGATCTTGCGGCAGCCATTGGCCTTTGCCAGCTAAAGAAACTGGAGGATTTTAACGCCAAAAGAAGGTCCAACGCCCAGGATTTAACCGAGGGACTACAGGACCTTAAGGGAATAATTACTCCTTATATTTTGTCTGAAGTAAAGCACGTGTTTCATCAATACACCATCAGGGTATCGGAGAAATTCGGTATCTCCAGAGATACCCTGCGGGAAGAACTAATCCGCTTGGGGATAAATACAGAAATCTATTATCCCCTGCCTATTCACTGCCAGCCCTTTTATCGGCAGCTTGGCTACAAAGAACATCTTCCCCGGGCAGAAAAGGCGTCCCGGGAAGTGCTTTCGCTACCGGTTCACCCCGCCGTTAGTGGTACGGATATTCAGGATATCTTGGACGCTTTCGGGAAGATTATATCGAAATAA
- the ManB gene encoding phosphomannomutase, which produces MREHGGSEVIIGRDNRVSSARLRDDLVRGLVAAGCRVVDVGLVVTPMVYFARIHFGIDGAVMITGSHNPPEENGFKISRGAGTIYGEEIQRLRALMEKGKFAEGNGAVEERDVAASYLAMLREKIKLGPRRLKVAVDCGNGTASLFAEQLLEGWGCEVVPLYCEPDGSFPNHQPDPVKTANLADLRKAVLESGADLGVAYDGDADRIGVVDEKGNIVWGDRLMCLYWREILPRFPGAAAIIEVKCSQALVDEVARLGGRPFFYKTGHSLIKAKMKEVGAVFTGEMSGHMFFADEYFGYDDAFYATGRLLRILSGAEEPLSRLLESVPQYYSTAETRVPCADREKFRVVAGLVEHFRQRYEVIDVDGARVLFGDGWGLVRASNTQPVLVARCEAKTQEGLDRICGIMKEALREYPAVGAFEWEF; this is translated from the coding sequence GTGCGGGAGCACGGCGGCAGTGAGGTGATTATAGGCCGGGACAACCGGGTGAGTTCTGCGAGGCTGCGGGACGACCTGGTGCGGGGGCTGGTGGCCGCGGGCTGCCGGGTGGTTGACGTGGGGCTGGTGGTCACGCCCATGGTGTACTTTGCCCGCATCCATTTCGGCATTGACGGGGCCGTGATGATTACCGGCAGCCACAACCCGCCGGAGGAAAACGGGTTTAAAATTTCCCGCGGCGCCGGGACGATTTACGGTGAAGAAATACAGCGCTTGAGGGCGCTGATGGAAAAGGGTAAATTTGCAGAGGGCAACGGCGCGGTGGAAGAGCGGGACGTGGCCGCATCCTACCTGGCCATGCTGCGGGAAAAGATCAAGCTGGGCCCGCGCCGGCTGAAAGTGGCGGTGGACTGCGGGAACGGGACGGCTTCCCTTTTCGCGGAGCAGTTGCTCGAAGGCTGGGGCTGCGAGGTGGTGCCGCTGTACTGCGAGCCTGACGGCTCTTTTCCCAACCACCAGCCGGACCCGGTGAAAACCGCCAACCTGGCGGATTTAAGGAAGGCCGTGCTGGAAAGCGGTGCCGACCTGGGGGTGGCCTACGACGGCGACGCCGACCGCATCGGTGTGGTGGATGAAAAAGGGAATATCGTCTGGGGCGACAGGCTGATGTGCCTGTACTGGCGGGAAATACTGCCGCGTTTTCCCGGGGCGGCGGCGATCATAGAGGTGAAGTGCTCCCAGGCGCTGGTGGACGAGGTGGCCCGGCTGGGAGGCAGGCCGTTTTTTTACAAGACCGGCCACTCCCTGATCAAGGCCAAAATGAAGGAAGTGGGGGCGGTGTTCACCGGCGAAATGTCGGGGCACATGTTCTTTGCCGATGAGTACTTCGGGTACGACGACGCCTTTTACGCCACCGGGCGCCTGCTGCGCATCCTGTCCGGCGCGGAAGAGCCCCTCTCCAGGCTGCTGGAGAGCGTGCCGCAGTATTATTCCACGGCGGAGACCCGGGTGCCCTGCGCCGACCGGGAGAAGTTTCGCGTCGTGGCCGGGCTGGTGGAGCATTTCCGGCAGCGCTATGAAGTGATAGACGTGGACGGCGCCCGGGTGCTGTTCGGCGACGGCTGGGGCCTGGTGCGGGCCTCCAACACCCAGCCGGTGCTGGTGGCCCGCTGCGAGGCTAAAACACAAGAAGGATTGGACCGCATTTGCGGCATCATGAAGGAAGCGCTGCGGGAGTACCCGGCAGTGGGGGCCTTTGAGTGGGAATTTTAA
- the RfbX gene encoding membrane protein (involved in the export of O-antigen and teichoic acid) — protein sequence MSTAKLAIPKSLGELKQYLGDPLYKNSFFIVLSRVSNVACGFFFWMLAARLYSTEDVGVATALISSLGLVIQFSRLGFDFSLIRFFPLNDRKKVFSTCLVITTISSFGVGIIYILGISLFSPELSFLKEGKYALIFILIAVINSIAAITGSTFVAKRDANYYFIQNLFMALRVPFLIPLTFLGCFGIFGANGLAFLLASLFDLLLLYKSTGLDLKVDKKFVRESFKFSSGNYISSMFLSVPTLVLPIMIVNLLGGSEAAKYYIAFSIGNLVLIVPDALSTSLFVEGSHGEGLKKNVIKAGLAIYAFLIPAVLFLYFSGGFLLKLFGKDYVDALELLRILSLSSFLAAVYSLFAPIQNVRMKVESIIKINLARFLLLLGLCYLFILKFGIVGVGYAWMITYMLLVIVIVYVAKKENWFKFGQMKM from the coding sequence ATGTCTACAGCAAAACTTGCAATTCCTAAAAGCCTTGGGGAATTAAAGCAATACCTGGGCGACCCTCTGTATAAAAACTCGTTTTTTATAGTTTTAAGCAGGGTTTCTAATGTCGCCTGCGGTTTTTTCTTTTGGATGCTTGCGGCAAGGCTTTATTCCACTGAGGATGTGGGTGTGGCCACGGCCTTGATTTCTTCGTTAGGACTGGTTATCCAATTTTCAAGATTAGGCTTTGATTTCTCTTTAATCCGTTTTTTCCCACTCAATGATCGTAAAAAAGTTTTTAGCACTTGTCTGGTCATTACAACTATCTCTTCTTTTGGTGTGGGGATTATTTATATTCTAGGCATTAGTCTTTTTTCACCCGAATTATCTTTTCTAAAAGAAGGAAAATACGCGCTTATCTTTATTCTAATTGCAGTTATAAATTCAATAGCTGCAATTACAGGATCCACTTTTGTAGCAAAACGGGATGCAAACTATTACTTTATACAGAACCTTTTTATGGCTTTAAGAGTTCCTTTTTTAATACCTTTAACTTTTTTGGGCTGCTTTGGCATATTTGGCGCGAACGGGTTGGCCTTCCTGCTCGCTTCTTTATTTGACTTGCTGCTTTTATATAAATCAACCGGGCTTGACTTAAAAGTTGATAAAAAATTTGTCCGGGAATCATTTAAGTTTTCCTCTGGAAATTATATTTCCAGCATGTTTCTTTCCGTGCCTACGTTAGTGTTGCCTATTATGATCGTGAACCTATTGGGCGGGTCTGAAGCCGCTAAGTACTATATTGCGTTTTCCATAGGAAATCTCGTTTTAATCGTCCCCGATGCTTTGAGCACTTCGCTTTTTGTGGAGGGGAGCCACGGGGAAGGTTTAAAAAAGAATGTTATCAAAGCCGGTTTGGCCATCTATGCTTTTCTTATTCCTGCCGTGCTTTTTCTTTATTTCTCAGGTGGTTTTTTATTAAAATTATTTGGCAAAGATTATGTGGACGCGCTGGAGCTTCTAAGAATATTGTCTTTATCCAGTTTCCTGGCCGCTGTTTATTCTCTGTTTGCTCCCATTCAAAATGTCAGGATGAAGGTTGAAAGCATTATCAAAATAAACCTGGCCAGGTTCTTGCTTTTGCTGGGCTTGTGTTATTTATTTATTTTAAAATTCGGCATTGTGGGTGTCGGGTATGCGTGGATGATAACTTACATGCTTTTGGTGATTGTTATAGTTTATGTTGCTAAAAAAGAAAATTGGTTTAAATTTGGTCAAATGAAAATGTAA
- the RelE gene encoding cytotoxic translational repressor (toxin-antitoxin stability system), producing the protein MNIYYSELFAEKVRQLPVEVKSILKKKLELMLENPRHPSLRTKKIQGQDNIFEASVTMDIRMTWQYTGDGILLRNIGEHDKTLKNP; encoded by the coding sequence ATGAATATTTACTATTCTGAGCTTTTTGCTGAAAAAGTCAGGCAGCTTCCAGTGGAAGTGAAAAGCATTTTGAAGAAGAAGCTGGAGTTGATGCTTGAAAACCCCAGGCATCCTTCTCTCCGTACTAAAAAGATTCAAGGGCAGGATAACATTTTTGAGGCAAGCGTCACCATGGATATACGGATGACATGGCAATATACCGGGGACGGTATTTTGCTCAGGAACATTGGAGAACATGATAAGACTCTCAAAAATCCTTAA